A single region of the Polymorphum gilvum SL003B-26A1 genome encodes:
- the xdhB gene encoding xanthine dehydrogenase molybdopterin binding subunit, with protein MTAPLDPHAGADLRHVRKSLPHDSAGKHVTGTAVYIDDILEPIGTLHVVPGWAREAVRGRIRSMDFDPVRAAPGVVAVLTAEDIPGHNDCSPSIGGDPVLADGEILFHGQVVFAVIAETRAAARKAARLARIEVEPQTPIVSVEDAIAADITVLPDYQFRRGSPETGMATAERCLSGVFHIGGQEHFYLEGQAALAVPGEDGAMLVHSSTQHPSEVQHILGKVLAVPDAAVTVEVRRMGGGFGGKESQANQWAALAALAARATKRPCKIRLDRDDDMIMTGKRHDFRVEWSVGHNETGRIRVVDMDLFARCGYSADLSLGVVDRTMFHADSSYFYPDAAIRSRRLRTDTCSNTAFRGFGGPQGMLAAERMIDAIAISLGLDPLEVRKRNFYDEARNLTPYGMPVEEWRTLHAIVAQLEKDSTYWDRREAVRGYNARNHVLKKGLALTPVKFGISFTLKHLNQAGALVHLYTDGSVQLNHGGTEMGQGLYQKVAQVVADELGVTLDKVHITATNTSKVPNTGPTAASSGTDLNAMAALNAARTIKDRLIAFAAERYQCDPKQIAFHDNRVRVGSREVPLAEVARAAHLARIHLSDAGFYASPKITWDRDSASGRPFLYFAYGAACAEVTVDTMTGEMVVDRVDILHDVGKSLNPAIDIGQIEGGFVQGMGWLTTEELVWDEHGRLRTHAPSTYKIPTASDVPEDFRVALYDSPGNPEETIYRSKAVGEPPVMLANAVFCAITDALASLRPGRLPPLDAPATPEAIMRAVHAMKAQEAPA; from the coding sequence ATGACCGCGCCGCTTGATCCGCACGCGGGTGCCGATCTGCGCCACGTGCGCAAGAGCCTGCCCCATGACAGCGCTGGCAAGCACGTCACCGGCACGGCGGTCTATATCGACGACATCCTGGAGCCCATCGGTACGCTGCATGTGGTTCCCGGTTGGGCGCGCGAGGCCGTGCGCGGGCGCATCCGCTCGATGGATTTCGATCCGGTTCGCGCCGCGCCCGGCGTTGTCGCGGTGCTGACGGCCGAAGACATTCCGGGCCACAACGACTGCTCGCCGTCGATCGGCGGGGATCCCGTGCTGGCCGATGGCGAGATCCTGTTCCACGGCCAGGTTGTGTTCGCCGTCATCGCCGAGACCCGCGCGGCCGCCCGCAAGGCGGCCCGCCTGGCGCGCATCGAGGTCGAGCCGCAGACGCCGATCGTTTCGGTCGAGGACGCCATCGCCGCCGACATCACCGTGCTGCCGGACTATCAGTTCCGCCGCGGCTCGCCCGAGACCGGCATGGCGACCGCCGAACGCTGTTTGTCCGGCGTGTTCCACATCGGCGGCCAGGAGCATTTCTACCTGGAAGGCCAGGCCGCGCTTGCGGTGCCCGGCGAGGACGGCGCCATGCTGGTGCATTCCTCCACGCAGCACCCGAGCGAGGTCCAGCACATCCTCGGCAAGGTGCTCGCGGTTCCCGACGCCGCCGTCACCGTCGAGGTCCGGCGCATGGGCGGCGGCTTCGGCGGCAAGGAGAGCCAGGCCAACCAGTGGGCCGCGCTCGCCGCCCTCGCGGCGCGGGCGACGAAGCGGCCGTGCAAGATCCGGCTCGACCGCGACGACGACATGATCATGACCGGCAAGCGCCACGACTTTCGGGTCGAATGGTCGGTCGGCCACAACGAGACCGGCCGCATCCGCGTCGTCGACATGGACCTGTTCGCGCGCTGCGGTTATTCGGCCGACCTGTCGCTCGGCGTCGTCGACCGCACCATGTTCCACGCCGACAGCAGCTATTTCTATCCGGACGCGGCGATCCGCTCGCGGCGGCTGCGCACCGACACCTGCTCCAACACCGCTTTCCGCGGCTTCGGCGGGCCCCAGGGCATGCTCGCCGCCGAGCGGATGATCGACGCCATCGCGATCTCGCTCGGCCTCGACCCGCTGGAAGTGCGCAAGCGCAACTTCTACGACGAGGCGCGCAACCTGACCCCCTACGGCATGCCGGTGGAGGAATGGCGCACGCTGCATGCGATCGTCGCACAACTGGAAAAGGATTCGACCTACTGGGACCGACGCGAGGCGGTGCGCGGCTACAACGCTCGCAATCACGTGCTCAAGAAGGGACTGGCGCTGACGCCCGTGAAATTCGGCATCTCCTTCACGCTCAAGCATCTGAACCAAGCCGGGGCACTGGTCCACCTCTACACCGACGGCTCGGTCCAGCTGAACCACGGCGGCACGGAGATGGGGCAGGGACTCTACCAGAAGGTGGCCCAGGTCGTCGCCGATGAACTCGGCGTCACGCTCGACAAGGTCCACATCACGGCGACCAATACGTCGAAGGTGCCCAACACCGGCCCGACGGCAGCCTCGTCCGGCACCGACCTGAACGCCATGGCGGCCCTCAACGCCGCGCGTACGATCAAGGACCGGCTGATCGCCTTCGCCGCGGAGCGCTACCAGTGCGATCCGAAGCAGATCGCCTTCCACGACAATCGGGTGCGCGTCGGCAGCCGCGAGGTGCCGCTTGCGGAGGTCGCGCGCGCCGCCCACCTGGCCCGCATCCACCTGTCGGATGCGGGTTTCTACGCCAGCCCGAAGATCACCTGGGACCGCGACAGCGCCAGCGGGCGGCCATTCCTCTATTTCGCTTATGGCGCAGCTTGCGCCGAGGTCACGGTCGACACCATGACCGGCGAGATGGTCGTGGACCGGGTCGACATCCTCCACGACGTCGGCAAGTCGCTCAATCCGGCCATCGACATCGGGCAGATCGAAGGCGGCTTCGTTCAGGGTATGGGCTGGCTGACCACCGAAGAGCTGGTCTGGGACGAGCACGGCCGGCTGCGCACCCATGCGCCGTCGACCTACAAGATCCCGACCGCTTCCGACGTGCCGGAGGATTTCCGCGTCGCGCTGTACGATTCTCCCGGCAATCCGGAAGAGACGATCTACCGCTCCAAGGCGGTCGGCGAGCCGCCCGTGATGCTGGCCAATGCCGTGTTCTGCGCCATCACCGATGCGCTCGCCAGCCTGCGTCCGGGACGACTGCCGCCGCTCGACGCGCCGGCCACGCCCGAGGCGATCATGCGCGCGGTGCACGCGATGAAGGCCCAGGAGGCGCCGGCATGA
- the xdhC gene encoding xanthine dehydrogenase accessory protein XdhC, with protein sequence MTPWCRILEAIGASGACALVTVACVRGSAPREQGARMLVRADGSVAGTIGGGTLEYEAIRWAREALAADHRGLVKRSVSLGPDLGQCCGGQVGLAIEVLGKEQRQEAERFAALERRGEAFSTRAQIEPGRPLVRDLVAPADGAPPFVLQDGVVVERFGSDRRPLYLFGAGHVGRATVLALAPLPFSVTWIDSRPDLFPAAMPGDVRCVVLDRPAEALAEAPVGAFVLVMTHSHALDEDIVAAALRAGRFSYVGLIGSATKRARFLSRLAKRGLAGSATVALVCPIGSAGVRSKLPAAIAACVAVELLEADEAARAKGHRDRVLARSARVGP encoded by the coding sequence ATGACCCCCTGGTGCCGGATCCTGGAGGCGATCGGCGCGAGCGGGGCCTGCGCCCTGGTCACGGTCGCGTGCGTCCGCGGCTCGGCACCGCGCGAGCAGGGCGCGCGCATGCTGGTGCGTGCCGACGGCAGCGTCGCGGGCACCATCGGCGGTGGCACGCTGGAATACGAGGCGATCCGCTGGGCGCGAGAGGCCCTTGCCGCCGATCATCGGGGCCTCGTGAAGCGCAGCGTGTCGCTGGGTCCGGATCTCGGCCAGTGCTGCGGTGGCCAGGTCGGCCTCGCCATCGAGGTCCTCGGCAAGGAACAGCGGCAGGAGGCGGAGCGGTTCGCCGCGCTGGAACGACGCGGCGAGGCGTTCTCGACCCGCGCCCAGATCGAGCCCGGCCGTCCGCTGGTCCGCGACCTCGTCGCGCCAGCGGACGGCGCGCCGCCGTTCGTGCTGCAGGACGGCGTTGTCGTCGAACGGTTCGGAAGCGACCGGCGACCGCTCTACCTGTTCGGCGCCGGCCACGTTGGACGCGCCACGGTTCTGGCGCTTGCGCCGCTGCCCTTTTCCGTCACCTGGATCGACAGCCGTCCGGACCTGTTTCCGGCTGCCATGCCGGGCGACGTGCGCTGCGTTGTCCTCGATCGGCCGGCCGAGGCGCTCGCCGAGGCCCCGGTGGGCGCGTTCGTGCTCGTCATGACCCACAGCCATGCCCTCGACGAGGACATCGTCGCTGCTGCCCTCAGGGCCGGACGGTTCTCCTATGTCGGGCTGATCGGCAGCGCGACCAAGCGCGCGCGCTTCCTGTCCCGGCTCGCCAAGCGCGGCCTTGCCGGCAGCGCGACCGTGGCGCTCGTCTGCCCGATCGGCAGTGCCGGGGTGCGCTCCAAGCTGCCGGCCGCGATCGCCGCCTGCGTCGCCGTCGAACTGCTCGAGGCGGACGAGGCGGCGAGGGCGAAAGGCCATCGGGATCGGGTTCTTGCGCGAAGCGCAAGGGTCGGTCCATAA
- a CDS encoding ABC transporter ATP-binding protein: MNHETSVQEDGQRRAGRRAGGDVLIEARGLTKRFGDILANDRIDLVINKGEIHALLGENGAGKSTLVKTLYGALEPDSGTILWQGRPVLVRNPAAARTLGIGMVFQHFSLFEALSVAENIALALPKPGAMAALARRIESVSRDYGLPLDPRAIVADLPVGIRQRIEIVRCLLQEPQLIIMDEPTSVLTPQEADDLFRTLARLAAEGCAVLYISHRLEEVQRICHHATILRHGKVVAECDPTLETAASLARMMVGADIAHVSAASGPAADAPVRLAAVELDLPSASPFAVPLSGVSLDVRAGEVVAIAGVAGNGQGELFDALSGERPVAADMVVLDGVPCGAEGVSVRRRRGAAFVPEERLGHGAVPGFRLSSNILLTRHATDPDLVAAGFVAFSRARALEQRIKQVYDVRMSHDDPEARALSGGNLQKFVVGRELHRNPGVLVVNQPTWGVDAGAAALIRQALVDMARRGAAVLVISQDLDEIYEIADRIAVISRGLLSPPEPVAAMTRERIGLLMAGGAETAGGGH, translated from the coding sequence GTGAACCACGAGACATCGGTACAGGAGGACGGACAACGGCGGGCCGGGCGACGGGCCGGTGGCGACGTGCTGATCGAGGCGCGCGGCCTGACCAAGCGCTTCGGCGACATCCTCGCCAACGACCGCATCGATCTCGTCATCAACAAGGGCGAGATCCATGCCCTGCTCGGCGAAAACGGCGCCGGCAAATCGACCCTGGTCAAGACTCTCTACGGCGCCCTGGAACCGGACTCCGGCACCATCCTGTGGCAGGGCCGGCCGGTCTTGGTGCGCAACCCGGCTGCGGCGCGCACGCTCGGCATCGGCATGGTGTTCCAGCATTTCTCCCTGTTCGAGGCACTCAGCGTGGCGGAGAACATTGCGCTCGCCCTGCCCAAGCCCGGCGCCATGGCGGCGCTCGCCCGCCGGATCGAATCGGTCTCACGCGACTACGGCCTGCCGCTCGATCCCCGGGCGATCGTCGCGGACCTGCCGGTCGGCATCCGCCAGCGCATCGAGATCGTCCGCTGCCTGCTGCAGGAGCCGCAGCTGATCATCATGGACGAGCCGACGTCGGTGCTGACGCCGCAGGAGGCCGACGACCTGTTCCGCACCCTTGCACGCCTCGCCGCGGAGGGCTGCGCCGTGCTCTACATCAGCCACCGGCTGGAGGAGGTCCAGCGCATCTGCCACCACGCCACGATCCTGCGCCACGGCAAAGTGGTCGCCGAATGCGATCCGACCCTGGAGACCGCCGCCTCGCTGGCGCGGATGATGGTCGGCGCCGACATAGCCCATGTCTCCGCCGCCTCGGGACCGGCGGCCGATGCGCCGGTGCGGCTGGCGGCGGTCGAGCTCGACTTGCCCTCGGCCTCGCCCTTCGCCGTGCCACTGAGCGGGGTTTCGCTCGACGTGCGGGCCGGCGAGGTGGTCGCCATCGCGGGCGTTGCCGGCAACGGCCAGGGCGAACTGTTCGACGCCCTGTCCGGCGAGAGGCCTGTCGCGGCGGACATGGTGGTTCTCGACGGGGTGCCCTGCGGTGCGGAGGGCGTGTCCGTGCGGCGCCGGCGGGGCGCTGCCTTCGTGCCCGAGGAGCGCCTCGGCCACGGCGCCGTGCCTGGCTTCCGCCTGTCCAGCAACATCCTGCTCACCCGCCATGCCACCGATCCCGACCTGGTCGCTGCCGGCTTCGTCGCATTTTCACGGGCGCGCGCGCTGGAACAGCGCATCAAGCAGGTCTACGACGTGCGCATGTCCCACGACGACCCGGAGGCGCGCGCGCTGTCGGGCGGCAACCTGCAGAAATTCGTGGTCGGCCGGGAGTTGCACCGCAATCCCGGCGTGCTCGTCGTCAACCAGCCGACCTGGGGCGTCGACGCGGGGGCGGCCGCGCTGATCCGCCAGGCGCTGGTGGACATGGCGCGCCGGGGTGCCGCGGTTCTGGTCATCAGCCAGGATCTCGACGAGATCTACGAGATCGCCGACCGTATCGCGGTCATCTCGCGCGGGCTGCTGTCGCCGCCCGAGCCGGTGGCTGCGATGACGCGCGAGCGCATCGGCCTGCTGATGGCCGGGGGCGCCGAAACCGCCGGAGGGGGGCACTGA
- a CDS encoding ABC transporter permease: protein MRLELVKRAEHSALMAGLSPVVAVMLTMFAGGILFAAAGHDPLLALYKFFIEPLTDTWSLQELVVKATPLVLIACGLSVCYLSNTWNIGAEGQFVAGAILGSVLPVMVPGFQSWLTLPLMLLMGALGGALYALVPALLKTRFNTNEILSSLMLVYVAGLALDYLVRGPWRDPGGYNFPESRMFSAAATMPVLGDGRMSVSALVAVAVVVALAVLLSRTIKGFEIRVIGESPRAGSFAGFSARRMTVFAFALSGALAGLAGIMEVSGSIGQLLPTISPGYGFTAIIVAFLGRLNPLAILVAGLVLALSYLGGEAVQASMGMSDKIADVMQGMLLFFVLACDTLILYRIRLVRGPAASGEERRA, encoded by the coding sequence ATGCGGCTTGAACTCGTCAAGCGGGCCGAGCACAGCGCCCTGATGGCCGGACTGTCGCCGGTCGTCGCGGTGATGCTGACCATGTTCGCCGGCGGCATCCTGTTCGCGGCGGCCGGCCACGATCCGCTGCTCGCCCTCTACAAGTTCTTCATCGAGCCGCTGACCGACACCTGGTCGCTGCAGGAACTGGTGGTCAAGGCGACGCCGCTGGTGCTGATCGCCTGCGGCTTGTCGGTCTGCTACCTGTCCAACACCTGGAACATCGGCGCCGAAGGCCAGTTCGTCGCCGGCGCAATCCTCGGCTCGGTGCTGCCGGTCATGGTTCCCGGCTTCCAGTCCTGGCTGACGCTGCCGCTGATGCTGCTGATGGGCGCGCTTGGCGGCGCGCTCTACGCGCTGGTTCCGGCGCTGCTGAAGACCCGCTTCAACACCAACGAGATCCTGAGCAGCCTGATGCTGGTCTATGTCGCGGGACTCGCCCTCGATTATCTCGTCCGCGGCCCCTGGCGCGATCCGGGCGGCTACAACTTCCCCGAGTCGCGGATGTTCTCCGCCGCCGCGACGATGCCCGTGCTCGGCGACGGCCGCATGAGCGTGTCGGCGCTGGTTGCCGTCGCCGTCGTCGTCGCCCTCGCGGTGCTGCTGTCGCGCACGATCAAGGGTTTCGAGATCCGCGTCATCGGCGAAAGCCCGCGCGCCGGCAGCTTCGCCGGCTTCTCGGCGCGGCGCATGACCGTGTTCGCCTTCGCGCTTTCGGGCGCGCTGGCCGGGCTCGCAGGCATCATGGAGGTGTCGGGCTCGATCGGGCAGCTGCTGCCGACGATCTCGCCAGGCTACGGCTTCACGGCGATCATCGTCGCCTTCCTCGGCCGGCTCAATCCGCTGGCCATCCTCGTCGCCGGCCTGGTACTCGCCCTGTCCTACCTCGGCGGCGAAGCGGTACAGGCGTCGATGGGCATGTCCGACAAGATCGCCGACGTCATGCAGGGCATGCTGCTGTTCTTCGTGCTCGCCTGCGACACGCTGATCCTCTACCGCATCCGCCTGGTGCGCGGTCCTGCGGCAAGCGGGGAGGAGCGCCGTGCTTGA
- a CDS encoding ABC transporter permease, translating into MLEAILLTVITAATPLLIAALGELVVERSGVLNLGVEGMMIMGAVTGFAIANVTGSGSLGVLAAIGAGMAMSALFGFLVISLVTNQVATGLALTLLGLGLSGLIGEGFIGVPGQRLPRLEVPGLSDLPFVGPVLFGQDAVVYLALALVILVAFVLFRTRVGLVLRAVGDNHASAHALGYSVQKVRYLAVLFGGGCAGLAGAYMSLAYTPQWVENMTAGRGWIALALVVFASWLPWRVVAGAYLFGAVTVLTFHAQALGIGVPSQLLSSLPYLATIVVLVLISSNRRLTLVNTPACLGKPFVPDR; encoded by the coding sequence GTGCTTGAAGCCATCCTGCTCACCGTCATCACCGCCGCGACGCCGCTTCTCATCGCCGCGCTCGGCGAACTCGTGGTCGAACGCTCGGGCGTGCTCAACCTCGGCGTCGAAGGCATGATGATCATGGGCGCCGTCACGGGCTTCGCCATCGCCAACGTCACCGGTTCCGGCTCCCTCGGCGTCCTTGCCGCGATCGGTGCCGGCATGGCCATGTCTGCGCTGTTCGGCTTCCTGGTCATCTCGCTGGTCACCAACCAGGTCGCCACCGGCCTTGCCCTGACGCTGCTCGGCCTCGGCCTGTCGGGGCTGATCGGCGAGGGCTTCATCGGCGTTCCCGGCCAGCGCCTGCCCAGGCTCGAGGTGCCGGGCCTCAGCGACCTGCCGTTCGTCGGTCCGGTGCTGTTCGGCCAGGATGCCGTTGTCTATCTCGCGCTCGCGCTGGTCATTCTGGTCGCCTTCGTGCTGTTCCGCACCCGCGTCGGGCTGGTGCTGCGCGCCGTCGGCGACAACCATGCCTCGGCGCATGCGCTCGGCTACTCGGTACAGAAGGTCCGCTATCTGGCGGTGCTTTTCGGCGGCGGCTGCGCTGGCCTGGCCGGGGCCTATATGTCGCTCGCCTACACACCGCAATGGGTCGAGAACATGACCGCCGGTCGCGGCTGGATCGCACTTGCGCTGGTCGTCTTTGCGTCCTGGCTGCCGTGGCGGGTCGTCGCCGGTGCCTATCTGTTCGGCGCGGTAACCGTGCTCACCTTCCATGCCCAGGCCCTCGGCATCGGCGTGCCCTCGCAACTGCTGTCAAGCCTGCCCTATCTTGCCACCATCGTCGTCCTGGTTCTGATTTCCTCCAACCGGCGCCTGACGCTGGTCAATACCCCGGCTTGCCTCGGCAAGCCGTTCGTACCCGATCGCTGA
- a CDS encoding BMP family ABC transporter substrate-binding protein: MKTILKTTVVAIAFAVSASAASAADLKACFIYVGPVGDFGWSYQHDQGRKAVEAHFGDKVETAYLESVPEGPDAERAIERFAREGCGIIFTTSFGYMNPTLKVAQKYPDVKFEHATGYKTADNVATYNSKFHQGRYIIGQIAARMSKTGTAGYIGSFPIPEVVSGINAFLLGAQTVNPDFKVKIIWVNSWFDPAKEADAAKALIDQGADIISQHTDSTAPLQVAEERGVKGFGQASDMIAFAPNAQLTSIVDEWGPYYIHRVQAVLDGTWKSEQTWDGLKEGHVVMAPYTNLPDDVVAMARETEAKIVAGFEPFTGPITKQDGSEAAAAGVALDDGEILGMNWYVKGIDDKLPQ; this comes from the coding sequence ATGAAAACCATCCTGAAAACCACCGTCGTGGCGATCGCCTTCGCCGTTTCCGCCTCCGCCGCTTCGGCTGCGGACCTGAAGGCCTGCTTCATCTACGTCGGTCCGGTCGGCGACTTCGGCTGGTCCTACCAGCACGACCAGGGCCGCAAAGCGGTCGAGGCGCATTTCGGCGACAAGGTCGAGACCGCCTACCTGGAGAGCGTGCCGGAGGGACCGGACGCAGAGCGCGCCATCGAGCGCTTCGCGCGCGAGGGCTGCGGCATCATCTTCACCACCTCGTTCGGCTACATGAACCCGACGCTCAAGGTGGCCCAGAAGTATCCGGACGTGAAGTTCGAGCACGCCACCGGCTACAAGACCGCCGACAACGTCGCCACCTACAATTCCAAGTTCCACCAGGGCCGCTACATCATCGGCCAGATCGCCGCCAGGATGTCGAAGACCGGCACCGCCGGTTACATCGGTTCGTTCCCGATCCCGGAGGTCGTCTCCGGCATCAATGCCTTCCTGCTCGGCGCGCAGACCGTCAACCCCGACTTCAAGGTCAAGATCATCTGGGTCAACTCCTGGTTCGACCCGGCAAAGGAAGCCGACGCGGCCAAGGCGCTGATCGACCAGGGCGCCGACATCATTTCCCAGCACACCGATTCCACCGCGCCGCTGCAGGTTGCCGAAGAACGCGGGGTGAAAGGCTTCGGACAGGCCTCCGACATGATCGCCTTCGCGCCCAACGCGCAACTGACCTCGATCGTCGACGAGTGGGGACCCTACTACATTCACCGCGTCCAGGCCGTGCTCGACGGCACCTGGAAGAGCGAGCAGACCTGGGACGGCCTGAAGGAAGGCCATGTGGTGATGGCGCCCTACACCAACCTGCCGGACGATGTCGTCGCCATGGCCAGGGAGACCGAGGCCAAGATCGTCGCCGGCTTCGAGCCCTTCACCGGCCCGATCACCAAGCAGGACGGCAGCGAGGCGGCCGCTGCGGGCGTGGCGCTCGACGACGGCGAGATCCTCGGCATGAACTGGTACGTCAAGGGCATCGACGACAAGCTGCCCCAGTAA
- a CDS encoding urate hydroxylase PuuD, translating into MTMTFAADWLNLLLRWAHLVVGIGWIGTSFYFIALDLSLKKREQMREGVAGTAWEVHGGGFYHVEKYLVAPAHLPSDLIWYKWEAYLTWVTGFGLLIVQYYFNASVYLIDPSIYMMSPMMAVGISVASLAIGWLVYDGLCRSPLGTNTPLLALCVFALILLATWLFTHVYSGRGALIHVGAFIGTIMAVNVFGVIIPNQKKIAASLMAGEKPDPKLGAMGKQRSVHNNYLTLPVLLMMVSNHYPMLTGHPQSWLLVALVLVIGASVRHFLNRHDAGDPLSRFWWSLPVAGLGLAAAVVMTAPKDFSGAAAVADAEVLALSQAHCVMCHAARPAHEGFDEAPKEVRLETIEDLRRYADLIMAQAVQSDAMPLGNETGMTEAERATLGAWIVQQVRMAR; encoded by the coding sequence ATGACGATGACTTTCGCCGCCGACTGGCTGAACCTGCTGCTCCGCTGGGCACATCTGGTGGTCGGGATCGGCTGGATCGGCACATCCTTCTATTTCATCGCCCTCGACCTGTCGCTGAAGAAGCGCGAGCAGATGCGCGAGGGGGTGGCCGGAACCGCCTGGGAGGTGCACGGCGGCGGCTTCTACCACGTCGAGAAATACCTGGTCGCCCCGGCGCATCTGCCGAGTGACCTGATCTGGTACAAGTGGGAGGCCTATCTCACGTGGGTCACCGGTTTCGGCCTGCTGATCGTGCAGTATTACTTCAATGCATCGGTCTACCTCATTGATCCATCGATCTACATGATGTCGCCGATGATGGCGGTCGGGATTTCGGTCGCCTCGCTCGCCATCGGCTGGCTGGTCTATGACGGCTTGTGCCGCTCGCCGCTCGGGACCAACACGCCGCTGCTCGCGCTGTGCGTCTTCGCTCTGATTCTGCTGGCGACCTGGCTGTTCACCCATGTCTATTCCGGCCGCGGCGCGCTGATCCATGTCGGCGCCTTCATAGGCACGATCATGGCGGTCAACGTGTTCGGCGTGATCATCCCGAACCAGAAGAAGATCGCCGCCAGCCTGATGGCTGGCGAAAAGCCCGACCCGAAACTCGGCGCCATGGGCAAGCAGCGCTCGGTCCACAACAACTACCTGACGCTGCCGGTCCTGCTGATGATGGTGTCCAACCACTACCCGATGCTGACCGGCCATCCGCAGTCCTGGCTGCTGGTCGCCCTGGTGCTGGTCATCGGCGCCAGCGTGCGCCACTTCCTCAACCGGCACGACGCCGGCGATCCGCTGAGCCGGTTCTGGTGGTCGCTGCCGGTCGCCGGCCTCGGCCTGGCCGCCGCCGTGGTGATGACCGCGCCGAAGGACTTCAGCGGCGCGGCCGCGGTCGCCGACGCCGAGGTCTTGGCCCTGTCGCAGGCCCATTGCGTCATGTGCCACGCCGCGCGCCCGGCGCACGAGGGTTTCGACGAGGCGCCGAAGGAAGTCCGTCTGGAAACCATCGAGGATCTGAGGCGCTATGCGGATCTGATCATGGCCCAGGCGGTCCAGTCCGATGCCATGCCGCTCGGCAACGAGACCGGCATGACCGAGGCCGAGCGGGCGACGCTCGGTGCCTGGATCGTGCAGCAGGTGCGGATGGCGCGATGA
- the uraD gene encoding 2-oxo-4-hydroxy-4-carboxy-5-ureidoimidazoline decarboxylase — translation MTTIGEINRWGRDRFVAAFGDVAEHSPWVAERTFDAAPFADREALIAAFEAAMRAAPKDTQLALIRAHPDLAGKAAIAGDLAEDSRKEQAGAGLDRLTVEEFARFTRLNDAYRARFGFPFIFAVKGADKHMILDAFERRIGNAGAAEFETALAQIARIFRFRLEDRVRADPASEAGR, via the coding sequence ATGACGACGATCGGCGAGATCAATCGTTGGGGCCGGGACCGGTTCGTCGCCGCGTTCGGCGACGTCGCCGAACACTCTCCCTGGGTGGCCGAAAGGACCTTCGATGCGGCGCCGTTCGCCGACCGCGAGGCGCTGATCGCGGCGTTCGAGGCGGCCATGCGCGCCGCTCCGAAGGACACGCAACTCGCGCTGATCCGCGCCCATCCGGACTTGGCCGGCAAGGCCGCGATCGCCGGCGACCTGGCCGAGGACTCCCGGAAGGAGCAGGCCGGCGCCGGCCTTGACCGGCTAACGGTGGAGGAATTCGCCCGCTTCACGCGGCTGAACGACGCCTATAGGGCGCGCTTCGGCTTTCCCTTCATCTTCGCTGTCAAGGGCGCGGACAAGCACATGATCCTCGATGCCTTCGAGCGGAGGATCGGAAACGCCGGCGCCGCGGAGTTCGAGACCGCGCTGGCCCAGATCGCCCGCATTTTCCGCTTCCGCCTGGAGGACCGGGTGCGTGCGGATCCTGCGTCGGAGGCCGGCCGATGA